atttgttgtaaaactacaaaattttcacaacactttatctgtgcaacagcatgcttttttttaatagcactatccaatcattttttataagcaaataaaaaaaacaaaaaaaccaaatgtttagaagcaaatcttttttattatatttatgttatctaaaatatggacacgctgttgcatagataattttccaccctatatgttcagaaacactacaaacacagaaagataaaactTGTCCCttacaaaacagtttttgctatgttatatctacatttttaaGACGAAGACCACACACATacgggtgtgacatcctcttaaatttaGTTGTTTCTACAGAACAGGATCATTATTACCGTAGAGTGTATTTttgtggacaaaattacatttacactGGGCGCcttaagtaaaaaaaacttcTTTGTGAATTTgagttaaatgtttataactgcgtttattgatatttatcaatatttttagcagtttgtttttagtttttccttTGCTTAGAGAAACtactaagaaaattaaaaattaactcttcataatatttaaacaaattaccaaGTAGATTATATtggaatcataaaaaaaaaggaataatcaaaaaatatatttagacgaAGCagaaatttagtttaaaattatattttattgttaacgaGTAGTGTGATAATTTTACTTCCAGAAGGACAAATTCCCGACGCAGCATTAATTCATGCTGCTCGAAAACGAAGACAACAAGCACGTGATTTGGGAGAAGATTTTATACCAATATCATCACAATctcataagtatttttataaaatacttttaataatcaacttatataaataaaaataaataaatgctttaGTGAGTCGAAAGTTGACAATGAACAGATTACTGGTCGACGTTTAACAAGAGAAGAAGATGAATTAGAAGATAGTGATGATGATGGTATTATTGTTATGTCAGGAATTGTTAGTCAAGCTGAGGATCGAAAAAAAAGCTTACATACTACAATGGctggtaattaaaatattaaattatactagtACTACATCAATActatttaaatggtttaaaattataaatttaacttagaTCACACTAACAACACTGAGTTTGAAGACCCTGATGAACTTGATGAAGACAATGATTGGGAAACTCAACAAATCAGGAAAGGAGTAACAGTATCACAGTTAGCTGCTGCTCAACAGGAATCTTCCGGCATGAATACCCTGTATAACAATATGGTTATACAAGAGCAAGCTATGATTCCAATAGTAATGAATCAAAAACCTCGATTCTCTGATTCATACGCTCCACAAGCACCGATGACTACAATGAACTTAgatgatatcataaataaatctaaagaaatgtatatcatatataataagtatatagttataaagtcttatctgtattttttatttcagagttagtgagatgaaaaaaaatcagaatccagatcagaaatattttgaagatatgATTAACGAAATACCAGAGATTAAGAGTAGAACTGAAAAGCTAAAAATGAATGTTCCAGAGTTGGCTGATTGTTTTCAGTTTTATCAAGATTTGCGTGGGTACGTCACTGATCTGGTAGAATGTCTTGATGAAAAGGTAGGGGTGTTTTCTAATTTTAGTGATGTTATTCAATAGACAGACTACTGTAAAAGAATTAATAGGATCATTTTTGctctaacaaaaaaatataatgttaacattctaaaattggtttaaagtacaaaattattaactttattttagtgaatacttattatgttaatatgggtgtacaatacatattttttataacaacaaaatgctgcaaatattttaattacattttattgaattttgtgaaaagtatgatataaaaattttttaagtcaaatattataaataataatactactggATATATTTTTAGcgtgtataaacaaaaaaacaattattgattttaatattattttactgtctGAATAagcagttattataatactcaaaaAAGTTAACctgtaactttttattatttacaaatttgtctattcttttttataatttaataaattcttagATCAATTACATTACTCGTTAATGTCTTAGttacttgttattatttttactatactaCTATGTACTTTTGCCAACTAAATCAAATGGTTTTTAATAGATTCCTCTACTTGTGGGATTAGAACAGCGTATATCAAAGATGTATGAAAAAAGACGTACAGATTTGATAGCCAGGCGTAGACAAGATGTTCGAGATCAAGCAGAAGAATCTTCAacaaatagtaattagtaattaatattatttatttaaagatctaaatttaaatcttcAAACAGAATTAGGAATTCCAACAACACATACAAGATCTGAAGAACAGCAAAGAAGAGCTGCAGAGCGCGAAGGTCGTCGTATCAGACGTATGAGAATGAGAGAAATAAAAGCAATTAGTAAACATGCAGATGGAATGTCTAGCGATGAAGAAGTTCCTGAAACAGATGCGTCAGCATTTAGAAATCAATTAGGTacaaataactttataaattatacttgactccttaattattattagaaatattaattatatttaaagatatttgaattttatgtgatttttttgtgtatagAGATTATTAAAAGTGACTCAAACCTGTTATTGGACGATGTGCTTGAGGAATTTGCATCAGTTGATTTAGTATTAAAACATATGCTAGAATGGAAAAACAAGTACTTGGAAAGCTATATTGAAGCTTATGTAAATGTGTGTTTACCTAAGTTAGTGGGACCTTTTGTTCGTATAGAAATGCTTACATGGAATCCGTTGGAGGTATATCtttagaagtataatatatgaacttaAGTCTTACAATTGCAATcatacagtaaaattatttatttcaagtatTTGCTTTACATTcccataaaaaatgtaacaaatattttttttaataacaaaatggaTCATCTATGTAATCCATTTTGTGCAAGAAAAActtgagaaaaatattaatttttgtatacattttaaatatttaaatattccaatATGTCTtacacatgaaataatatatattcttttcTTTTAGTTGATAAAATTCCGTTTAATATTggttttactgtatttttacaatccataatattatatttattgattttataatgattatatacattttgatagaAATTAAACCATTCTATTTTCAAGACTGTTTATACATTGTATGTGTAATTTTTATAGGATGATCTGAAGTTGGAAGACATGTTTTGGTATAAAAGTATGCAAAAGTATACGATGAAAggaaataataatgttgatcaGTTAATAAAAGATGTTGATTTAGAATTAATCcccaaaataatagaaaaagttGTGCTCATTAAAATTGATCGTATGTATGCTTCCtaacaaaaaattttaacattaaaaaaaaaagattcttttttattttatagaaatgatTACGAGCCAGTGGGATCCATTGTCATCAAAACAGACCAAACATATCTGTAGTATTGTTAAGCATATATTGGACATGTACCCAACTATTGATCCAGATAGTAAATTATTGATGATGTTGATGACCAATATAGTGGACAGAATACGAGATTCGGTTGATTATGATGTGTTTATTCCAATATCCTCTAGACAGTGAGTTAACTTAAACATTCATAAAgtctatgatttaaaaataatttttctttcagAGTAATGAATACTGGTcgtatgaatgtattttttcaaaGACAGTTTAACATGGCTGTAAAATTACTGGGCAATATACTAACTTGGCACCGAATTATTGAAGACGTTGTGTTAATTGATTTAGCCATAAATCAAATACTAAACAGATATTTGTTAACATCTATCCGAACGTTACAGCCACTAGAagctattttgaaaattacaatggtacatttttattaacttttaatagacatattacatttaaatcattgaatatgTTAACGGTTTTAGATTGCCCGTATGTTACCTAGTTCATGGTTGTCGTATGGAAATACTACCCCCAAAGAATTAACACCATTCTTAAACCAGTCGAAATTAGTTTCAATGGAAATAGATAAGTCACATCCACAGGCAAAGTATgttgaaatatttgtaatttgcaaatctaatgtttattatttattcttataattcaaattcaacaatttgtttgtttttttttaattaggctGGCCCTGGATAAACTCAATGAAATTCTCAGACTATGACATTTCATTCTGATACACTCCATCGGTATATCATTCTTAACAACTAATGTTCtagagaaatttaaatattaaaattataatacatgcttaattataaatacttgtattatcatgtgtatattattacaccttgtacaatttttatttatactattaataaaaataattttctgctGTTGAAAAAGGTTATTTTTCATGACTAACATttccatttaaaatgtaattttcacgTATTTtctgtgtatttattttgtttgtaaaatgtaaacacaGTGTAACGCATTAAACAGAGTTAATGAGTACTTTTGTAAATTCTCAGAATATTGAgtgacattttttatacatttcacataaaactataatttacatttttcataatccAGCAATGTAatctttaaatgatttataattttagattctgaaaatTATCCAACTAGTTTTATACAAATCATTTGCTAGGTAATtgcttaaaatttttaattttagcaacCGTAAAAGATTAGTATAGATCAAATACACAGTTAAGGAAGGATAATGTACTGAAATACATGGTggaaaaaatacacattttaatttattatgtcaaatttatattttatatataagcttAAATGCAGCTGATGCAGTTTTGAAAGCtaatatttaatctattctgtgatactacgaacgctcaccgacacttaataccacggtttaagatagtacGGTTGCGTAACGAAACGAGAAAAAGTGTGTTGAGAATGATCTTACTAAATACCTAAGATCATAGAGCGCTCCCAGCGGATTTATATACTAACCAAATGGCAAATAATTATCATGTTAACAACAtaagtaacaatattaatatattttttaatatatttttaaaaatgagagttattataaaaaggttaggttattacgtattacaatattaccattgttctatgatattacCTAAGATAATCTAAACTCTATAGCCGTGGTTGTTACTGTGTTATGTTTGGATAAAAATAGGTGATTTGCATATAGGTTTTATCTGAGAATCACTCAAGAGTTGTATTGGATCCGTTTTAAATGGAAACAATTTATTCTCAGATTCAAaagtctatttaatattaatttattatcttatttactATCTTAAACCGAGCttaatacattgattattacCACGGCCTTAGAAGATCTTCTAAGGCCGTGATTATTACGATTACGTATAGACAGTGGACACTACACAGTCAGAACACACCGTGCCATTTCCTCATAGTCACATTGTCACACaacttagtaatttattttatttttataagctaaaagaaaaatggagcaAAAAAAAGTAAGCTACCAGCCGGCAGCAACTAGTAGTACtccattgaattttttaaaaagaagcttggaattgacgtaggtattacaattttaaattattaaaaatactaaacattattaggcccggaactaaatgttttaaaatcgtacaaaatttgtacgacgtattttatacacttattataatttataattagtattacaactcgcgctaaaattttgcaaaattaaataaacaccagttaaaaaatgtattgaaaatttaactgcagtcactgcaatttattcaatcaactattaggtatctatgtcatattaatttttataaaaaatttgaatgagtttattaaaaaaaatagaatttaataatttataataataattaataaagcataatatttaataataattttacctacacaatttcttgtatattatttaaagaaacagagaaatctgatgatgtattacgggcaaagcccccccacaagtttgccatacaaatttattttgatccccTCCCATGATACATtctcaattacgccactgagTACACGACTTGAAactacgtaaaataatattttcaaaaacatttacacTTCTTGAAATAACGAGTGtttaatgataaaagaatcactctgtataatatgatataaatttgttttatctgTGATATTATCTACATCATAGATCAGTGGTTGACGCAGTCGTAGTTCCACGGCCTCCAACTCATTCTCGTAATTTCGTCTATCTGacgcacgattaaagatagtactatctatagccgtgatcTGACGATAACGGAGATAACGAGCACGGCTCTATCTAAAGCCGTGATAACGTGAGATAACGGAATTAGAAAACCACGGAGGTGAATTGTGATAACGTGAacggtaaaaactaaaaactatgtTCTAAAGTTTATTacgcttattaatatttagtttattaggtagtttattattattttttatataatagcgattttacatttattattacgaaTAATTACCTACCAATTAATATTGATCGTGTGAACGCAAAGTACAAACTCAACGCTTAGTCTGATATCGTGCTCAGTGCTGTGTTGTACCAACTCGCTGCTGCCGTCTGTGGAATCACCTTCTGCAGCAGAAGCACACGGGCCAAAGCAAAAtttggagtttttttttatttaaaacaagagaattgattacattttttccgACCAAATACGATACACCAATGGGCGAAAAACGTAGTGTCATGTTCGTATGTTTGGGTAACATTTGTCGATCTCCAATGGCTGAGGCTGTGTTTAACGAGGTGGTTATGCAAAGAGGTCTAGCAGACAAGTGGTATGCTGAAAGTTCTGGTACAGGGGGATGGCACGTAGGCTGTTCACCAGACCATCGGACGATGTCCGTACTGAAaatcaatggtataaaataCAAGCATTCAGCACAAAAGTTCAATTTGGAAGACTTGAATaagtttgattttgtttttggaaTGGATAAGAGTAATGTGGACTGTATCAATCGCAAGAAACCATCGTACAATAcaaaagcaaaaatatttttgttagggTCATTTGATCCAGAAGCAAAAACCTCTGGGAAAACTGATATAGAAGATCCATATTATGATACTGATCTTCGaggatttgaaaaatgttttcaacaatGTATGAGGTCTTGTCAAGCATTTCTggatgaatataattaaattcttttttatatattttataaaataataacaagtataataattaataataaatagttattgaaacaaaatgttgtttttttaaacttattagtacctaattttattactcaatataatatgagaatgatcaatgaatatattaatataataataaaatgtaaattgtatacctaagaaattaaattgaataatttacttatttaaactaTTGTTGATTTCGGGGATTAATAATGactttataaaactattgcCGTTTGTAATATTGGTGGTGGCAATTACATATTCAATTGTAGCTGAAAAAatttttggaaattaattttttaacgtacaaacataaaatatgatttggCAACTTACAGTCTTCAAGTGATGACAAGAATCTGAGGGCAGATATTTCGGCAAATGTACATCCTCCAATAAAAAATACGAGCACAACTTTTTGAGAGTCTACCAAAAAACTGTTATTAGTTgctgtaaaaataacaattgctaattattgtaaataaaatagtaagtacTCAAATTATTACAATGAAAGTTCCATTGCTATTTTTGCCGATGACATTAAATTATTCCTATATATTAGTTCTACTGAGGGCAGCCTGGCCTTCTCAGAAAATCTTAACCCTGTGGTTATTTAGTCTTGTATGTTTGGCTTATCCCTCAACGTGTCCAAATGTACCATCAGGTTTTCTCTACTTTCCACTTTAGCTATTTCGTTGATGGTAATTACCTCGGAATAACCTTTAATTCAAAGTTGACTTTTCACacttgcatttataatataacgtgtaAAGAATTTAAATCTCAAGGGTTTTAGAAATGTAAATACACAAACTTTAAGTATAGTAGGTTTTCAAATTGAGTGTGTGCATTccatgtttattaaatttgttgcaTATGAAATACTGCAAATTGATTGTCTTCCACACGACTATACTCCTGTTCTTGAAAATTTGAGATTACCAATAGTCTAGATCATAGAAGCGAAACCAacctatatttttttgcataaattAATCTCAGGATAGGTTGATGCAactagtttttttgtttttttttatccagcTGACTACCTAAGCTACCGAATAGTCCTCTTGCAGAATGGTACGTCTAGGTAATAAAAATCTGTCCTTttctttttaatgttaattgttgtttatatattatattgtgttctgTGTTAAGCCAGTTATtggaatattcaatattttattttatctcgtgtacattattattatttaataaagtaataattttattgttgcaAGCCATTGTAGCACCATAGTACAGTGTACTCGATAATCTGGTCTGATGTCTGCTGTAATTAGAATATAGCCTatctaaaaaatagtaaattaattaattaccttgATCAACATCAGAATTAACATGTTCTACAATAGGTCCAGGTAATAATGGCAGAACGTCAGACAATATTTTACTGTCTGACTTGGAAATATGTTGAATTAATCTAACACTCAGTGGAGCATAAATCCCATAAACATAGTTGATATCATCTGGATCTACTTCACTCATTTCGTAAACATCCAAGTTTAATAGACGGCGACAAACAGCATAACTTCTTGAATTTGCCTGTATCAAATgcttgttaaattaaattttgtaatttaaattttaaaaagtacatttaCTTGTATTTTAATGAGACCAGCATTTTCCAAATGGGTCATTGTTATAAGGTGTTTGAAACCATAAACTTGAATGATTTCTCTCTTGTAATATTCcaaagttttttgttttaatccTGAATTTACAGCAGATTGCATGCATATTAATCGCAATACCTACAacgtgtataaaatgttttataaaatatttgattatgtgTGTTGTGAAGATGTTATAATTACTGTTATAAGATCAAATTTATTGGAAATCAAATCTTCTATCTGAGGTAACACTTTGTCGGACTCAATACCCAAAATCAGTTCttgttgtatatttattaaatcccGAAAACTAGTTTTGTCAGTTAGTTCTTTAATTAGTCCAGCAACTGTGGTATCTAATCAACACatcaattaaacaataatatttagtcaataacaaatattcatatattaaataaataggtaccaagCAAAATTAATTATGGGATGATTACATGTAGACAGTTGTTTTTTTAGTGCCAGCATGTAAGGAAGTCTAGACACTAACTGTTTCATTTCCTGAACAGTTTTACCACTTCGATTTTCATCATATTCTGAAGTGATGTGTTTGGCTCTTTTACTTAAATTCATTAATACTGCATTAAAGTGTTTATTTCTATTTCAATACAATCAATAAAAACGTTAATGATGTTTATTCAACAAACTATAATCTTAATAACAGTGTTTCCCAACTGGGAGTAGGcaacattttctattttcatcatttttttttaaccaaaaatataaaaaccaaaatttaatattcgcCTAGTATTCAGTATTgagtatatgtataaatatatatatttttttttatccaatttgaGGTTAGAATAACGGTTGATAGCGATCAAATACCAGATAGTTATAATTCTCATtggcaaacaataataataaattgttaataattattactgtcaCTGATTTATAtaagacttttatttttatttattctaaaatagaaaaataactaataaaagtgGTTGTAGTTTTGAgctaaaaaaaaacctgtaaaATTGCGCTGATTCGTAACTTTTAATGTGGTCCATTGTCAAAAAGGTGGGAAACACtgatttatagttaattattgtaaatccaTTGAAAAGTATACCTAGTTTCAGCAAAAATCTCAtcgtttgaatttaatacaatcttTTTACGTGTTAACGTATTAACATTATCTTCTTCAGAAACAAATTTGTCGGCTGGTAATTCTACAGtacctaaaacaaaatatgattatacaataattatataatctacacaataattatttaaaatctattattaaaaatagacttACAACAATCAATTCCAAAAAGCTCATCAATAAGTCCTTCAAATGTTAACTGAGTAGCCATTGGTGTCATTAAGTCTACAGAGCGGTCAATTAAAACAAGATgatcaattgttttataatttctgtTTGCTTTAGAATTAGCTTTGCGAGgttctaaacatattttagataCTAATTCCCAAACTTGTTTAACAACAGGACCCTTGCCAGTTACGCGGCCAATGCGCCCATAAAGGTCTTCCAGACTAACAATTGCTTGTGCTACACGAAATAAACATGTTGGATCATTTTCTAACGATAactcctaaaaataaataaaataattatagtcaacaaatatgaatattaaatacactgcaaaatatttgttaaagatattcaatttgttaatttacgtgatttagttttattaaacacttatatcaataaatgtttgtatataaaaaaaaactgttaagaataaaaatgaaGAGGATATCGCACCcgtgtgttgtctccatcttactcACTTATGACAAAGGCACAATTTCTTATTTCACACAATTACGCTAATGActtaagaatataaataaataccttgtAACAATCATTCATTTCCATTGATATAAgatcattttccaaaggaaatAAAAAACACCGAAATTCTTCAATGAGAACAAAATTTCCTAAAACTCCTTTTctctgaaaaattataattgattaattaaccATTATTAAAAGTTGATGTAAAGGACATAcgtaaacatacaatataatattacatattaaacctAGTAATAAGAACTTACTTCTAAACGTTTTTCACATAATAAACTACGAGttggaacaaaaaataaatggtatTCCCTTTGTTTGAGGTCATCTTGATTTTccctgaaataatatatttatttgagttgaatgattaaaataacctacagtatttttatttaggctTAACTTAGTTAGAACTGTTGTtagttagatattatttaatcatagaaaatcaaaaaattttggTGAGATATATgttctttaaattatttgaatacactCAATAATAACagactaataaattaattgtggtGAAAAACACATACTTGTGGATATTATCACATATCATATCCATGTGTGTTAAAAACGGTCTTGTgataaatatgacatttttcacCTTTTCACGAAAATTACTTAACTTGCCAGCGTTAAGAATAAATACTTCTTTAACATCGTGTTCTCGTAAAAGGCTATATGTAGCTATCAAACCTATTGGTCTTGTTAGTCCTTCGTCCAAAATTATAacctgcatattattttttaatcgtttagtcataaaaattatatctcaGAAATTCTTAATTAGTTTTACCTTAGGACCATCACACTTAtccaataagtaaattaaatcttTCGCTGCCCCCTCTTGGAGTAAGCTAATATTTACTCGGCTACTGGTCAAATAGTTAGACATGGTAggcaattattaacaaaatatgaacataaacttcaaaaaaataaattaggtctaaaaataattctattataagaCATATGTATTAAAAGTGAAAACATAAaaggttattcatttttactgaaaatgtatttttattctaatttctcaatgtgttttaaatatttaattattaatactgtgatttaagatttatattttaagttagtattaattaatttttttgtgcacAGTCGCACAGAGcacatcaaaaatcaaaatatacagtCGGTAATCGGCATGATTGCATGAAGGTGATAACAAATaagataattattgataataaattatcaaaaaatatttcagcaGATTTTGATACGGTGCAGTTGGTAACACTGTTAACCGTATGTTAATGACTTTATTTTTTGAgagataaaaattttattgaaaaagtaaAGGTTACAAATTTGTTAGCAATTGCAAGGAAGAAGGCGGCTGAAATTTCATAAGCTATAAATCTTtagacattaaacattttaatacttcaATTTACTTTATAATCATGTTGGGTTTATCGAAGTTAGCTCAGCCTATGGCCAAGCAATCCCTTCAAGTAATGTCCAAGAGAACAAATATTACTGTTAACGGTCCACCTCAAGTCAGAATGCCAAAATgggtaaaaactttttttatattttaattgctgCAAGCCTCGTTCACACGGGGACATTAATGAGTATGGCACTAATGATATTGTGTGTCGTGACACCTAGTGCGGTATATTTAATTCGTTGAATACGCGACACTTGGGTCATGCAACTGTCGCCGTGTGAACGAGGCTTTATACTTACAGAATTTATTTTGTCttgttaactattttaattgttgAATGGATACAACTTGGATttgtatttgttgtaatttgtcGTATGTATGTGTAATGtgctattttgtagttaaatctTAAGAAAACACTAcattagttatttgttttttaatgtaagtCATCaatttaggtaattaatttgacttagatgatacatattacattataaaatacttctttattcatataattttgttgaattttattgacaactaataattgcaattattacatattgtttttttctagcAACAATTGCTTATTGGAGGTTCTGCATCTGGATCAATCTTGATCATACCTATATGGGTTCTGTATGACTTAAAAAGTCTTCCACGAGCATAATTACTTTACTTCATGTTTTTgttgcattattataaaattagatatgtattatgtaaacatttttttctaaagaaataaaatgaaattgtagTTAATATACTaccaactgtataatattatgtagttttg
This is a stretch of genomic DNA from Acyrthosiphon pisum isolate AL4f chromosome A3, pea_aphid_22Mar2018_4r6ur, whole genome shotgun sequence. It encodes these proteins:
- the LOC100167927 gene encoding PAX3- and PAX7-binding protein 1; translation: MAMQFRKPKRNLRVRDSDGFQDNENEEKMDVDTVLKMPKPLKEKTIKKVNTLSFGDELNECDDGEEFKVKKSSYSKKIKKQMNKEKMGRDKVENSKKSKAIADTMKPVVDEKPKNFNSEPVEKEIMLTGRAAEMAGYVSSDEEPDSYSSSSHRFSNPDQVKIILKKGQIPDAALIHAARKRRQQARDLGEDFIPISSQSHNESKVDNEQITGRRLTREEDELEDSDDDGIIVMSGIVSQAEDRKKSLHTTMADHTNNTEFEDPDELDEDNDWETQQIRKGVTVSQLAAAQQESSGMNTLYNNMVIQEQAMIPIVMNQKPRFSDSYAPQAPMTTMNLDDIINKSKEIVSEMKKNQNPDQKYFEDMINEIPEIKSRTEKLKMNVPELADCFQFYQDLRGYVTDLVECLDEKIPLLVGLEQRISKMYEKRRTDLIARRRQDVRDQAEESSTNKLGIPTTHTRSEEQQRRAAEREGRRIRRMRMREIKAISKHADGMSSDEEVPETDASAFRNQLEIIKSDSNLLLDDVLEEFASVDLVLKHMLEWKNKYLESYIEAYVNVCLPKLVGPFVRIEMLTWNPLEDDLKLEDMFWYKSMQKYTMKGNNNVDQLIKDVDLELIPKIIEKVVLIKIDQMITSQWDPLSSKQTKHICSIVKHILDMYPTIDPDSKLLMMLMTNIVDRIRDSVDYDVFIPISSRQVMNTGRMNVFFQRQFNMAVKLLGNILTWHRIIEDVVLIDLAINQILNRYLLTSIRTLQPLEAILKITMIARMLPSSWLSYGNTTPKELTPFLNQSKLVSMEIDKSHPQAKLALDKLNEILRL
- the Acp1 gene encoding acid phosphatase 1, soluble — translated: MGEKRSVMFVCLGNICRSPMAEAVFNEVVMQRGLADKWYAESSGTGGWHVGCSPDHRTMSVLKINGIKYKHSAQKFNLEDLNKFDFVFGMDKSNVDCINRKKPSYNTKAKIFLLGSFDPEAKTSGKTDIEDPYYDTDLRGFEKCFQQCMRSCQAFLDEYN
- the LOC100163766 gene encoding vacuolar protein sorting-associated protein 33A codes for the protein MSNYLTSSRVNISLLQEGAAKDLIYLLDKCDGPKVIILDEGLTRPIGLIATYSLLREHDVKEVFILNAGKLSNFREKVKNVIFITRPFLTHMDMICDNIHKENQDDLKQREYHLFFVPTRSLLCEKRLERKGVLGNFVLIEEFRCFLFPLENDLISMEMNDCYKELSLENDPTCLFRVAQAIVSLEDLYGRIGRVTGKGPVVKQVWELVSKICLEPRKANSKANRNYKTIDHLVLIDRSVDLMTPMATQLTFEGLIDELFGIDCCTVELPADKFVSEEDNVNTLTRKKIVLNSNDEIFAETRNKHFNAVLMNLSKRAKHITSEYDENRSGKTVQEMKQLVSRLPYMLALKKQLSTYTTVAGLIKELTDKTSFRDLINIQQELILGIESDKVLPQIEDLISNKFDLITVLRLICMQSAVNSGLKQKTLEYYKREIIQVYGFKHLITMTHLENAGLIKIQANSRSYAVCRRLLNLDVYEMSEVDPDDINYVYGIYAPLSVRLIQHISKSDSKILSDVLPLLPGPIVEHVNSDVDQATNNSFLVDSQKVVLVFFIGGCTFAEISALRFLSSLEDSTIEYVIATTNITNGNSFIKSLLIPEINNSLNK